CTCGTTATATCAAAACTGTGTTAGTGATAAAAGTTTTGGAGAGTGGATAGCTGAAAAAAAAGAGGAACAAAAGATTTTTGTCGATATATATGACGATATAGCTGATGAGTTTGAAAAGACCAAAGAAAGTTATGGATTTGTAGGGTTTAACGATCTATTAATAAAAGCAAGAGAGAGTGCTGATAAAGTGGGAGAGTTTGTAGAGATTTTGGTAGATGAGTATCAAGATACCAACAATTTGCAATCTTCATTGCTAGATAGACTAAATTCAAAATCACTTTTTTGTGTAGGAGATTATGATCAAAGCATTTATGCTTTTAATGGAGCTAATATAAATATAATAGGCGGTTTTAAAGATAAATATCCTGATGCAAAAATTTTCAATCTCTCTAAAAATTACAGATCAAGCAAATATATCCTATCTTTGGCTAACAAGGTAATTTTAAACAATGAAAGAATCTATCCAAAAAAATTGGAAGTTGTTAGAAAAGATGAGTTTGAACCTCCAAAACTTTTGGTTTATAATGAATTTTTGGAGCAGTATAAAGATATCGCTAAAAAGATAAAAGAATCATCAACTCCTTATGAAGAAATTGCGGTCATTTTTAGAAATAATTCCAGTGCCGACGGTATAGAAGCAAGTCTAAGAGAATTAGGAATTGGTTGTAAAAGAAAAGGGAGCGTCAGTTTTTTTGATGCGAAAGAGGTAAAAGCAGTTTTGGATATTGTCACACTACTTATAAATCCAAAAGATGTTATGAGTTTTATACATGTTTTGGAGTATGCAAAAGGAGTTGGACCCGCAATTGCAAAAGAGCTTTATGATGCTGCAGTTAAACTTGGCGAAGGTGATTTTTTCAAGGGGCTTTTCGATCCCATCGATATGGACAATCCTTTTGAAAGAAGAGCCAAAAATCATCAGTTGGGTCTTTTTGATGACTTTTTTCAAATAGGAAGCAAAAGTAGATTTAAAGAACTGGGTTTTGAAGAGAGGTTTAAAAAGAGTGCTCTTTTAAAACATCCTAAACTTTCAAAAGAGGGTGCTATTTTTCTTTATCACTTCTATCAGCTTTATAAAGAGCTGAAGAGGGTTTTAAATCCTTTAAGTGCGGTTTCGAAGATTGTTGATTCTAAACTGTTTGAAGAGATAAAAGAGAGTTTGGCCATAAAGAGGGCAACCTTGAAAGATGGATGTATAGATGAAAACTTGAAAGAAGAGGCTTTGATGAAAATCTACAGAAAAACTCTTCTGTTAAAAGAGTTGGCAAAACCTTATAAGGATTTGGAGAGATTTTACAACGCTTTAGTCTTAGGAAGTAGCGAGATGAGTGAAGGAAACGGGGTTAATCTTTTGACGGTACACGCAAGTAAAGGGTTAGAATTTGATGATGTTTATATTATAGATTTGGCTGACGGGCGGTTTCCAAATAGAAAATTGATAAGTAAAGGTGGAAGTCTTGAAGAGGAGAGACGTCTTTTTTATGTTGCTGCCACAAGGGCAAAAAACAGACTATTTTTATCATACGCAAAATATGACAGAGTAAAAAGAATCGAGTTTAAACCATCTCCTTTTCTTTTTGAAGCGGGGCTGCTCTAATGAGCTTTAACCGCCTTTGCCATATCCCACATTGGTAAAAATATACCAAGAGCTAAAAGCAGTACTAGTCCCGCAATAATTGTTAACAAAATAGGCTCTAGATATGAAGACATATTGTCTAAGATATAGTTAAATTTCATTCTGTAATAGTCGGAAACTTTTCTCATCATACTATCCATTTGACCGCTTGTTTCACCTGCAGCTATCATCTGTATGATCATATTTTCAAAAAGTTCGGTTTCTTTAAAAGCCTCCGTTAAAGAAACACCTCTTTCTACGTAAACTTTTACCATATCAAGTTTCTCTTTTATATAGCTATTATCTACCATTGCAACTGCACTGTCGAGTGCTTCGGCAACAGGGATACCTGCTGAAACCAGTTCTGTGAAAACAAGAGTAAATCTACTTAGAGTAGCATAGTAGATAATATCTTTAATAAGATAAATTCTTAGAAGATATTTATCTACTTGATATTTAAAATTTTCGTTGTTTCTATAAAAATAGATAATTATAAAGATTATTGTTGTAAAACCTATCAAAATCTGTAGTCCATAAGTTGAAAATGAGTGCTCTAGCCATAAAAGGATTTTTGTGGGAACAGGAAGTTCCGCATTGAATCTTTCAAAGATGGATTTGAATTTTGGAACTACGAACATTATAAGTATAACAAAAGCTATAGCCATAGCGGAAAGCGTTATAAGCGGATATCTTATAGCTTTTTTAAATTTTAGTATATTTTCTCTAATCTCTTCCAAAATATTTGCCAAAGTAAAAAGTGCTTCCGGCATATTGCCGGTTTGTTCTCCTAACTTAACCATTGTTACAGTTAATGAGCCTAGTTGATATTTGAAATTTTCAATTGATTCAGATAAGCTTATACCTGAGTTGATGTCTTCAGCGACTTGTCTTAAAATTTCTGTTAATGTTTTATCCATGGAGGAATTAGCTATTTCATGTAAGGCGTCGTAGATTGGGATACCGGCGTTAGTCATAACGGCCAGCTGTCTTATAGCGGCTATGAGACTGTCTTGTTTGACTTTTTTTTCTCTTAAAAACGAGAAGATTTTATCTTGAATATCTTTGATTCTATCTTCCAAAGGTGGCGATGTCTCTTGGATTTTTATAATAATCCCGCCTTTTTTTAATTTTGCAAGATGCAGCGCCTCTTCTTTGTTTTCAGCTTTTAAAACAATGGACTCTTTTTTCCCTTTTGATAATAAGTCTAATTGATAATATTTCATGATAGCCTTGTCACCCTCAATACTTCTTCTATAGTTGTATGTCCCTCTAAAGCTTTATTTATCCCGTCTTGGAGCATAGTTATAAATCCATTTTCAATAGCGTATTTTGTTATCTTTTCCTTACTCTCTTCCCTTGCAATCATACTTGAGAGTTGATCATCCACAGTTAAAACTTCAGAAACCATTTCCCTACCCATATATCCAGTCATATTGCAGTGTTTACAACCTTTACCTTTAAAAAACTGATAATTTTTGGGAAGATACTCTTTTATATCTTTTTCTATATTTGGTAAAAGTACGGTTTTCTCTTTACAGTAGGGACAAATTTTTCTAACTAATCTTTGTGCCTCTATAGCAATTATAGAACCACTTACCAAATAAGGTTCAATACCCATATCTACCATTCTTGTAATTGCACTTATAGCGTCATTTGTATGAAGAGTAGATAGAACTAAGTGTCCGGTAAGAGCAGCCTGAACTGCAATTCTAAGCGTTTCTTGATCTCTTATTTCACCTATCATGACGATATCAGGGTCTTGTCTAAGAATAGACCTTAAAGCGGTAGCGAACGTAAAACCTATTTTTGGTTGAACTTGAGACTGTTGAACTAGATTCATCTGATATTCTATAGGATCTTCTACGGTTATAATCTTCTTTTCTACGCTTCTTAACATATTCAAAGCACCGTATAGTGTTGTAGTTTTACCGCTACCTGTAGGACCAGTTACAAGGATTATACCGTATGGGGTTTTTAGAGCAGATGTGAATTTTTTGTAGTTATAATCACTCATACCTGCATCTTCTAGTTTTATCATAGCTTTTGATTTATCAAGAATCCTCATTACGATTGATTCGCCGGTCATAATAGGAAGTGTAGAAATTCT
This Nitrosophilus labii DNA region includes the following protein-coding sequences:
- a CDS encoding GspE/PulE family protein, producing the protein MEKITSLLLEKSVVSPEVMQKIKNDTTSEKNLLHNLIVKGIISESFVIKFFGDLIREGSLNIDDIETLPDDLKEKILKYLAKLLNIDFLDLDSIDIDFRLASKVPLSQLKKFVAIIVKEEDINIVVAFKDPLDINAQESIQRLFPKKPIKPAIASAKQIERYLNKLELSESIKGLINEIRKEINAGNINEARESSAILRLIEIILKTAIISRASDIHIEPTEKNCIIRSRIDGILTETFIFDKDIYPPLSSRLKLLANLDIAEKRKPQDGRFSATIMNKEYDFRISTLPIMTGESIVMRILDKSKAMIKLEDAGMSDYNYKKFTSALKTPYGIILVTGPTGSGKTTTLYGALNMLRSVEKKIITVEDPIEYQMNLVQQSQVQPKIGFTFATALRSILRQDPDIVMIGEIRDQETLRIAVQAALTGHLVLSTLHTNDAISAITRMVDMGIEPYLVSGSIIAIEAQRLVRKICPYCKEKTVLLPNIEKDIKEYLPKNYQFFKGKGCKHCNMTGYMGREMVSEVLTVDDQLSSMIAREESKEKITKYAIENGFITMLQDGINKALEGHTTIEEVLRVTRLS
- a CDS encoding ATP-dependent helicase; translation: MPLSRLNEEQFKAATAPFGHNLIIASAGTGKTSTIVGRIGYLLEQGVASEKILLLTFTNKAAAEMIARVSNYFGKSKASKIEAGTFHAVCYRWLKRIEQKVVLKQPKELKTLFKSIYEKRHFHNFEEKPYAASYLYDIYSLYQNCVSDKSFGEWIAEKKEEQKIFVDIYDDIADEFEKTKESYGFVGFNDLLIKARESADKVGEFVEILVDEYQDTNNLQSSLLDRLNSKSLFCVGDYDQSIYAFNGANINIIGGFKDKYPDAKIFNLSKNYRSSKYILSLANKVILNNERIYPKKLEVVRKDEFEPPKLLVYNEFLEQYKDIAKKIKESSTPYEEIAVIFRNNSSADGIEASLRELGIGCKRKGSVSFFDAKEVKAVLDIVTLLINPKDVMSFIHVLEYAKGVGPAIAKELYDAAVKLGEGDFFKGLFDPIDMDNPFERRAKNHQLGLFDDFFQIGSKSRFKELGFEERFKKSALLKHPKLSKEGAIFLYHFYQLYKELKRVLNPLSAVSKIVDSKLFEEIKESLAIKRATLKDGCIDENLKEEALMKIYRKTLLLKELAKPYKDLERFYNALVLGSSEMSEGNGVNLLTVHASKGLEFDDVYIIDLADGRFPNRKLISKGGSLEEERRLFYVAATRAKNRLFLSYAKYDRVKRIEFKPSPFLFEAGLL
- a CDS encoding type II secretion system F family protein is translated as MKYYQLDLLSKGKKESIVLKAENKEEALHLAKLKKGGIIIKIQETSPPLEDRIKDIQDKIFSFLREKKVKQDSLIAAIRQLAVMTNAGIPIYDALHEIANSSMDKTLTEILRQVAEDINSGISLSESIENFKYQLGSLTVTMVKLGEQTGNMPEALFTLANILEEIRENILKFKKAIRYPLITLSAMAIAFVILIMFVVPKFKSIFERFNAELPVPTKILLWLEHSFSTYGLQILIGFTTIIFIIIYFYRNNENFKYQVDKYLLRIYLIKDIIYYATLSRFTLVFTELVSAGIPVAEALDSAVAMVDNSYIKEKLDMVKVYVERGVSLTEAFKETELFENMIIQMIAAGETSGQMDSMMRKVSDYYRMKFNYILDNMSSYLEPILLTIIAGLVLLLALGIFLPMWDMAKAVKAH